The nucleotide sequence ACGCGTCTGCTTTCGAGAAGCGAGCCGGCACAGCCCACTTCCACCACATGACGTATGTCCGCGTATTCCGGGCGCTGACGCTGACCTGCGTGCTGGTCTCTATGTGGCCGCCCGCCACCGCGACGACCGCCGCGGCGCGCGACGATGCGAACCAAACGGGGCGTGCCGAAGCACAGGCGTTGACGACCGCCGCGTCCGCCCTCGACCGGGCAGCGACGGCGAGAAAATTCCCAGCGCAGGTGTCCGACCCGCAAATCTCGCCGGCGCTCGGCGCATGGCTCTCCGCGGGTCTCGCTACGGCGCGCAAGGAGAAGAAAGCATCGGTGCGCGCGGCGGATCTTCGGACGCTGGCCGCCTCCCTGCGCGTCGGTGCGGACCTGGCGCTTCGGGCGCCCGGCCCGGAACCAAAGAACATCGTCGCGAACGTTCGGCAAGTCCTCGCCGAGCCGGCATTCCGGGTGACCGTAAGTTCCAATCTCGCCGTTGCGAAGAAACAGTCGTGGCTAGACGCACTGTTACAAAGGTTCTTCGACTGGTGGGGAACACTTATGGAACGTGCGTTCAGCGCGGCGGCCGGCGTTCCGGCGATCGGCAATATCACCGCCATTTTGTTGATCACCGCGGCC is from Candidatus Eremiobacteraceae bacterium and encodes:
- a CDS encoding DUF4129 domain-containing protein, giving the protein MTYVRVFRALTLTCVLVSMWPPATATTAAARDDANQTGRAEAQALTTAASALDRAATARKFPAQVSDPQISPALGAWLSAGLATARKEKKASVRAADLRTLAASLRVGADLALRAPGPEPKNIVANVRQVLAEPAFRVTVSSNLAVAKKQSWLDALLQRFFDWWGTLMERAFSAAAGVPAIGNITAILLITAAALGLAFLAFRVTMLLVARRARGGGTSEDGTPLAVHAGAEETHDAARAAARDGAYGVAISLLFQAALLALDRSGRVPYDSARTAGEYRRAVRRSVAGAANSFEVLARAFTYAAYAQSPAGESDWRAADAAYASMSFTEAVTR